CCATCGCCAGCACGGCGGAGAAGAGCACGACGCCGATGACAATACCGTCGAAAATCGTAATGGGCATGTAAATTCAACTCCAGGACTGCCGCTTGGCGGCCGTGTCGTGCCTTATCGCGTGCCTCCTATATCATCACCATTCCCGGCAATGAAAGGATCAAACCTCGTCTTCCACACGCAGCGCTCCCTTCGATCCGGCAATGCGCGCGACCAGATCCGGCAGACTTCCGACTTCGCTCCAGCGCCCGCCGGAGCCTTTCGGCAGTTCGGCGGAGGCGGATGGAAGCAGTGCTGCGGAAAAACCCAGCTTCTCGGCTTCCTTGAGGCGCTGGGCGGTGTGCGCAACCGGTCGGATGGCGCCCGACAGGCTGACTTCGCCGAAATAGACGCAATCGGCAGGAAGGGCAATACCGGCAAGCGAGGAAACGAGCGCCGAGGCGACGGCAAGATCAGCCGCCGGTTCTGAGATACGGTAACCGCCGGCGACGTTGAGGTAGACGTCGTGCTGGCCGAGCCGGACGCCGCAATGGGCCTCAAGCACTGCGAGGATCATCGACAGCCTGGCCGAATCCCAACCGACCACGGCGCGCCGCGGCGTGCCGAGCGAGGTTGGGGCCACCAGCGCCTGCACCTCGACGAGAATGGGACGCGTGCCCTCCATGCCGGCGAAGACGGCAGCACCCGGCGATTTTTCGTTGCGTTCGCCGAGGAAGAGTTCCGAGGGGTTGGCGACTTCGCGCAAGCCTTTGTCTGACATTTCAAAGACGCCGATCTCGTCGGTCGGGCCGAAGCGGTTCTTGACCGTGCGCAGGATCCGGTAGTGATGGCCGCGATCGCCTTCGAAATAGAGCACGGCATCGACCATGTGCTCGACGACGCGTGGCCCGGCGATCTGCCCGTCCTTGGTCACATGCCCGACGAGCACCATGGCGGCGCCCGTCTGCTTGGCGAAACGGATCATTGCCTGGACGCCGGTGCGCACCTGCGTCACCGTTCCCGGCGCCGATTCGGCAAGTTCGCTCCACAGCGTCTGGATGGAATCGATGATGACGAGGTCCGGTCGCTTGCCCTCGGCGAGCGTCGCCAAAATATCCTCGACATTGGTTTCGGCCGCGAGCATCACGTCGGTATCGGCCGCCGCAAGGCGTTGCGCCCGCAGCCGCACCTGTGCCACGGCTTCTTCGCCGGAGACGTAGATGATCTTGTGGCCGCGCCGCGCAAGGGCTGCGGCTGCCTGCATCAGCAGCGTCGATTTGCCGATGCCGGGATCACCGCCGATCAGCACTGCCGACCCGCGCACGAAGCCGCCGCCGAGCGCCCGGTCGAGCTCCGACATGGCGGTATGGATGCGCGGTGCCTCTTCGATTTCGCCGGAGAGCGCCGTCAGCGCCACCGGGCGGCCCTTCTTCGGCGTCTTGCCGGGACCGGAGCCGATCCCGCCCATCGGGTCTTCCTCGACGATGGTGTTCCACTCGCCGCAGTTCTCGCATTTGCCGGCCCAGCGGTTATGAACCGTGCCGCAACTCTGGCAGATGAATTGTGTCCTGGCCTTCGCCATCCATTACTCTTTCAGTCCGGGTTCCCGAGCGAAGCGACGCGCCGCCTCACCGAATCATTGTCGTGCTTGAGATAATGGCTATCGCGACGGATCAAAACTAATGATTTCCCCATCAGCGCACCCATGCCTATCCTTTACCTCTGGCGCATCGGTCCGATGCGAGGATTGAAAGTGTTACGGCGTCCTTTGCGCGTCTGAGAAGACGCGCAGCGCTGTAATCCGGGAATGATGATGATGTTCGACTATTCGTTTGCGCACTGGCTTGCATTTCTGTCGGCGGCGGTTTTGCTCAACCTCTCGCCTGGACCCGATATCGCCTTCATCCTCGGTCACACGATGAGAAGCGGAAAACGTGCCGGTTTTTCCGCGCTGTTCGGCGTCTGGTCCGGCGCCTGCCTGCATGTGCTGATGGCTGCACTCGGTCTGTCGGCCATCCTTGCCGCTTCCGCCGTCGCCTTCTCCACGGTCAAATGGATCGGCGCCGCCTATCTCGTCTGGCTCGGCATTCAGGCTTTGCGCTCCGGTGGCGGCGATGACCTGATAAAGGCTGCCGGTGAAAAATTGCCGGTTGCAAGAATCTATCGGCAGGGAATTCTGGTGTCGCTGCTCAATCCGAAAGTGGCGATATTCTTCCTGGCCTTCCTGCCGCAATTCGTCGTCGAAGGGGCAGGGCCGGCATGGGCGCAGCTCATGCTGCATGGCGGGCTTATCATCGTCGTCGCCGCCTTCATCGAACCGCCGCTGGTCCTTCTCGGCGGGCGCCTTGCGGATGCAATCAGGCACAATCAAAAAGTCGGCCTCTGGCTCGATCGCGGCCTCGGTGCGCTTTTCGTGGCGCTCGGTGTCCGTCTCGCCCTCAGCAGCCGCTGAATAGAAGATCGCTATTCTTCGGCCACGTAGCGCCGCTCGTGGCGCAGCCCCATGCTGGTCAGAATCTCGTATCCGATCGTGCCGGATGTCCGCGCCACATCGTCGACCGGCAGGTTCTTTCCAAACAGCTCGACATAATCCCCGGCGCGCACGGCGTTGTCAGGCAGGTCGGTGATATCGAAGATCGTCAGGTCCATGGTGATCCGGCCGGCAACCGGGACCTTCTGTCCGGCGATGAAGCCTTGCCCGCCTTGCGGCACCACCTGGCGCAACGGCACACCGCCGCTCGACTGACTGCGCATGTAGCCGTCAGCATAGCCGGCCGAGGCGATCGCCAACCGGCTTTCACGACGAAGCTGCAGCGCTCGCCCATAGCTGACGGTCTCGCCGGCTTCGACGCTGCGCACCTGAATGATGCGCGCTTCCGCCGTCGCGACCGGCCGCATCGGGTTTACCATGCCGCTGACCGCTTCGCCGCCATAGAGCGCAATGCCGGGGCGGGTCAGGTCGAAGTGGTAATCCTCGCCGAGAAAGATGCCGGCCGAGGCGGCAAGGCTTGAATCGATGCCTTCATAGGCGGCGCTAACCCTGTGGAATGATTCGAGCTGCTGCCGGTTCATCGCATGGGTGGGATCGTCGGCGCAGGCGAGGTGGCTCATGACAAGCACGGGCGCGAAGCTTGCCGGCCGCGAGACGTCGTCGGCGAGCGCGATCGCATCGTCGATATGCAGTCCGAGCCGATTGAAGCCGGTATCGACATGCAGCGCGCAGGGATAGTCGCCGTAGTCGGCAAGCACCGCCATCCAGAAGGCGAGCTGTTCGTCGGATGAAATCACCGGCACCAGATCGTTTTCGAAGAAGCGCCGCTCGGTTCCCGGCCAGATGCCTGAGAGCACGAAGATGCGCGCCTCTGGCGCATAGAGGCGAAGCGTCACCCCTTCATCGACGGTCGCAACGAAGAAATCTCGGGCGCCAACGAGGTAGAGCGCTTCGCCGGCATCCTCAATGCCCATACCATAGGCATCCGCCTTGACGACGGCTGCGGCGCGCGCCGCCCCGGAGCGGCGCGCCATGTCGCGCCAGTTCTCCGTCAGAGCGGTCAGGTCGACGGTCAGCCGCAGGCCTGCCGAGGCAAAGTTGTCGTCTTCGGGGGCGTCGAAAAATTCGCTCATGATCCGCATCGAAAAGAGGCCGGAGAAGGATTCTCCGGCCAGTTTAAAGGTCAACTATGTCAAGGGAAAGCCCGGCGCTGCACGCAGCATCCGCGCGATCAGTGCTCTTCATATTGGGTGAAGGAGGGATCGGCGAGATCGGCAAAGCGCGTGAATTCCGCCTGGAAGGCGAGCTTCACCGTGCCTGTCGGCCCGTGGCGCTGCTTGGCGATGATGACGTCGGCCGTTCCCTTCACCTTGTCGAACAGCGCTTCCCATTCCGGATATTTGGGATCGTGGATGTCGCGCGGCTCCGAATTCTTGACGTAATATTCCTCGCGGAACACGAAGAGCACGACGTCGGCGTCCTGCTCGATCGAGCCGGATTCGCGAAGGTCGGACAGCTGCGGCCGCTTGTCGTCGCGGCTTTCGACCTGACGCGAAAGCTGCGACAGCGCAATGATCGGAACGTTGAGCTCCTTGCCGAGCGCCTTCAGGCCGGTGGTGATCTGGGTGATTTCCTGCACGCGGTTGTCGCTGGATTTGCCCGAGCCGGTCATCAGCTGAATGTAGTCGACCACCAGCACGTCGAGGCCGCGCTGACGCTTCAGACGGCGCGCGCGTGCCGAAAGCTGCGCGATCGAAATGCCGCCGGTCTGGTCGATATAGAGCGGCACCTTCTGCATCATCATCGAGCAGGCGACGAGCTTTTCGAAATCGGCATCGTTGATGTCGCCGCGGCGGATCTTCGAGGAGGAGACTTCGGTCTGCTCGGAGATGATACGGGTGGCAAGCTGTTCGGACGACATTTCGAGCGAGTAGAAACCGACGACGCCGCCGTTCTTCGCCTTCATGCTGCCGTCCGACTGGACTTCGCCTTCGTAGGCGGCGGCGATATTGTAGGCGATGTTTGTAGCAAGCGAGGTCTTGCCCATGCCGGGGCGTCCGGCAAGCACGATCAAGTCCGACCGCTGCAAGCCGCCCATCTTGGAATCCAGCGAATGGATGCCGGTGGAAATGCCGGAAAGCCCGCCGTCGCGCTCCTTGGCCACGGCCGCCATGTCGATCGCCAGCGCGACCGCATCGTTGAAGGCCTGGAAGCCGCCGTCGTAGCGGCCGTTTTCAGCCAGTTCGAAGAGGCGGCGTTCGGTATCCTCGATCTGCGACTGCGGCGGCATGTCGAGCGGAGCGTCATAGGCGATGTTGACGACGTCCTCGCCGATGGTGATCAGCGCCCGGCGCAGCGCCAGGTCGTAGATCGCCCGGCCGTAATCCTCGGCATTGATGACGGTGACGGCATTGCTGACGAGGCTCGCCAGATATTGCGAAACCGTCATGTCGCCGACCTTCTCGTCGGCCTTCAGGAAGGTCTTGATCGTCACCGGGTTGGCGATCTTGCCCATGCGGATGATATCGCCGGCAACCTCAAAGATCTTCCGGTGCAGCGGTTCATAGAGATGGATCGGCTTGAGGAAGTCCGACACCCGGTAATAGGCATCGTTGTTCATCAGGATCGCACCCAGAAGCGCCTGCTCGGCTTCGATATTGTTGGGTGCTTCGCGATAATGCTGCTCCGACGGGGCAACAGCTGCAATCTTTCGAGCGGCGTCGTTCATCATCATCCGTTCTGTCTTTTTCCAGCTCCGGATTTGCAATTCCGGACGCGAAAATCAAGAGGCTACGAAAGGAGCGGGGGCTCGCTTCGCCTAAATCCTGAACGCTGTGCACGTTGTTCGACTTCTCCACAGTCTTGGGCGGCACAAAGGAGAAATACTGGCAGTGTCACCCGCACGACACGGTATGGCGCCGACTCAGCCCATCCGCTTCGGAGAATGTCATTTTAGCGCGATGCGATAAGGCACGCAGCAAAAACATCCGGAAGATCCCCTTTAAAAAAGCGAACCGATCGGCAGCTCACATCGAAGGGGTGGAAACGAAAAAGCCCGGCGCGGTGGCCGGGCTTCCCTCTCGCGGATCGCTCCGACGAAATTATGCTTCGTCTTCGTCGACGCCGTCGGCTTCCGGATCGAAGAAGTCTTCCGGACGCAGCGCGTCTTCGTCGACGCCGTAGATCGCGTCGACCGAGGTG
The Rhizobium leguminosarum DNA segment above includes these coding regions:
- the radA gene encoding DNA repair protein RadA, translating into MAKARTQFICQSCGTVHNRWAGKCENCGEWNTIVEEDPMGGIGSGPGKTPKKGRPVALTALSGEIEEAPRIHTAMSELDRALGGGFVRGSAVLIGGDPGIGKSTLLMQAAAALARRGHKIIYVSGEEAVAQVRLRAQRLAAADTDVMLAAETNVEDILATLAEGKRPDLVIIDSIQTLWSELAESAPGTVTQVRTGVQAMIRFAKQTGAAMVLVGHVTKDGQIAGPRVVEHMVDAVLYFEGDRGHHYRILRTVKNRFGPTDEIGVFEMSDKGLREVANPSELFLGERNEKSPGAAVFAGMEGTRPILVEVQALVAPTSLGTPRRAVVGWDSARLSMILAVLEAHCGVRLGQHDVYLNVAGGYRISEPAADLAVASALVSSLAGIALPADCVYFGEVSLSGAIRPVAHTAQRLKEAEKLGFSAALLPSASAELPKGSGGRWSEVGSLPDLVARIAGSKGALRVEDEV
- a CDS encoding LysE family translocator yields the protein MFDYSFAHWLAFLSAAVLLNLSPGPDIAFILGHTMRSGKRAGFSALFGVWSGACLHVLMAALGLSAILAASAVAFSTVKWIGAAYLVWLGIQALRSGGGDDLIKAAGEKLPVARIYRQGILVSLLNPKVAIFFLAFLPQFVVEGAGPAWAQLMLHGGLIIVVAAFIEPPLVLLGGRLADAIRHNQKVGLWLDRGLGALFVALGVRLALSSR
- the alr gene encoding alanine racemase, whose protein sequence is MRIMSEFFDAPEDDNFASAGLRLTVDLTALTENWRDMARRSGAARAAAVVKADAYGMGIEDAGEALYLVGARDFFVATVDEGVTLRLYAPEARIFVLSGIWPGTERRFFENDLVPVISSDEQLAFWMAVLADYGDYPCALHVDTGFNRLGLHIDDAIALADDVSRPASFAPVLVMSHLACADDPTHAMNRQQLESFHRVSAAYEGIDSSLAASAGIFLGEDYHFDLTRPGIALYGGEAVSGMVNPMRPVATAEARIIQVRSVEAGETVSYGRALQLRRESRLAIASAGYADGYMRSQSSGGVPLRQVVPQGGQGFIAGQKVPVAGRITMDLTIFDITDLPDNAVRAGDYVELFGKNLPVDDVARTSGTIGYEILTSMGLRHERRYVAEE
- a CDS encoding replicative DNA helicase, whose translation is MNDAARKIAAVAPSEQHYREAPNNIEAEQALLGAILMNNDAYYRVSDFLKPIHLYEPLHRKIFEVAGDIIRMGKIANPVTIKTFLKADEKVGDMTVSQYLASLVSNAVTVINAEDYGRAIYDLALRRALITIGEDVVNIAYDAPLDMPPQSQIEDTERRLFELAENGRYDGGFQAFNDAVALAIDMAAVAKERDGGLSGISTGIHSLDSKMGGLQRSDLIVLAGRPGMGKTSLATNIAYNIAAAYEGEVQSDGSMKAKNGGVVGFYSLEMSSEQLATRIISEQTEVSSSKIRRGDINDADFEKLVACSMMMQKVPLYIDQTGGISIAQLSARARRLKRQRGLDVLVVDYIQLMTGSGKSSDNRVQEITQITTGLKALGKELNVPIIALSQLSRQVESRDDKRPQLSDLRESGSIEQDADVVLFVFREEYYVKNSEPRDIHDPKYPEWEALFDKVKGTADVIIAKQRHGPTGTVKLAFQAEFTRFADLADPSFTQYEEH